One region of Kytococcus sedentarius DSM 20547 genomic DNA includes:
- a CDS encoding threonine/serine ThrE exporter family protein, protein MSPSRAPRSLKSVARGASDRTAPGPTGPGAGRATETGTPTSSGTPAPLVTVAGTQPLQASSVATGRDETFVLAPGVQEQLTPGTIQGGTRRRAIRLADVVRPTKTSASPLVDSGDRDLDERRGRHVIDLALRTGEALLAAGTPAADVVATLLRLTSAFGVRSAHVDITFTSITVSIHRGMGEDPLSVMRVVRARTADYMVVERLQAFVNSLARTPGDLDAASARLEEILHAPRAYRPWVASVSLAMMGAAISALLGAEWVTWILTFFSALFIDQTLSRLGRWGLPPFFGQVVAAMIPTSIAVAIYAIEKYQPTLGGIPLDPPGDQYHSLIVAAGIIVLLAGLGVVGTAQDALDGYYVTAGARAFEVVMMTGGVAIGVSLVLSAARRAGLSMTILNRPYLSEDLSTLVLSSAVFCFFSAIATYASMRAAVLSSMLGATAFAVYWVVDAGGLTYEMRILVAVAFVSFLAQWAARVLHVPSLALTTAVIAPFLPGGMVYRGLFQLMDNDPATYTSGLQQIFSAVASGLALAAGVSLGTWLYRALNGMSRSERKASRVVET, encoded by the coding sequence GTGTCCCCGTCCCGTGCACCGCGCTCCCTGAAGTCCGTGGCCCGGGGGGCGTCGGACCGGACCGCGCCGGGACCGACCGGACCGGGCGCCGGGCGGGCAACCGAGACCGGCACCCCCACGAGCTCCGGCACCCCCGCACCCCTCGTGACCGTCGCCGGAACCCAGCCGCTGCAGGCCAGTTCGGTGGCCACCGGACGGGACGAGACGTTCGTCCTGGCCCCCGGGGTGCAGGAGCAACTCACGCCCGGCACCATCCAGGGCGGCACCCGCCGCCGGGCCATCCGCCTCGCGGACGTCGTGCGGCCCACGAAGACCTCGGCGAGCCCCCTGGTGGACTCCGGCGACCGGGACCTCGACGAACGGCGCGGTCGTCACGTCATCGACCTCGCGCTGCGCACCGGGGAGGCTCTGCTCGCGGCCGGCACCCCGGCGGCCGACGTGGTGGCCACCCTGCTGCGCCTGACCAGCGCCTTCGGGGTCCGCTCGGCGCACGTGGACATCACGTTCACCTCGATCACCGTCAGCATCCACCGCGGCATGGGCGAGGACCCCCTGTCGGTGATGCGCGTGGTGCGCGCCCGCACGGCGGACTACATGGTCGTCGAGCGGCTCCAGGCCTTCGTCAACAGCCTGGCCCGGACCCCCGGCGACCTCGATGCGGCCTCGGCCCGCCTGGAGGAGATCCTCCATGCGCCGCGCGCCTACCGGCCGTGGGTGGCCAGCGTCTCGTTGGCGATGATGGGAGCGGCCATCTCCGCCCTGCTCGGCGCGGAGTGGGTCACCTGGATCCTCACCTTCTTCTCGGCCCTGTTCATCGACCAGACCCTCTCCCGCCTCGGCCGGTGGGGTCTGCCGCCCTTCTTCGGCCAGGTCGTGGCGGCCATGATCCCCACGAGCATTGCGGTGGCCATCTACGCCATCGAGAAGTACCAACCGACCCTCGGCGGAATCCCGCTTGACCCGCCGGGCGACCAGTACCACTCGCTCATCGTGGCCGCGGGCATCATCGTGCTGCTGGCCGGCCTGGGCGTGGTCGGTACCGCGCAGGACGCGTTGGACGGCTACTACGTGACCGCCGGGGCGCGCGCCTTCGAGGTGGTGATGATGACCGGCGGCGTGGCGATCGGGGTCTCGCTGGTCCTGTCCGCCGCCCGCCGGGCCGGCCTGAGCATGACCATCCTGAACCGGCCCTACCTTTCGGAGGACCTGAGCACCCTGGTGCTCAGCTCGGCGGTGTTCTGCTTCTTCTCTGCGATCGCCACCTACGCCTCGATGCGGGCGGCCGTCCTGTCCTCGATGCTGGGCGCCACCGCCTTCGCCGTGTACTGGGTGGTGGACGCCGGCGGGCTGACCTACGAGATGCGCATCCTGGTGGCGGTGGCGTTCGTGTCCTTCCTGGCGCAGTGGGCCGCCCGCGTGCTGCACGTCCCCTCGCTGGCGCTGACCACTGCGGTGATCGCGCCCTTCCTGCCCGGTGGCATGGTCTACCGAGGCCTCTTCCAGCTCATGGACAACGACCCGGCCACCTACACCTCGGGTCTGCAGCAGATCTTCTCGGCCGTGGCCAGCGGTCTGGCCCTGGCGGCCGGCGTCAGCCTCGGCACCTGGCTCTACCGGGCCCTGAACGGCATGAGCCGGTCGGAGCGCAAGGCCAGCCGGGTGGTGGAGACGTGA
- a CDS encoding aminopeptidase P family protein, with protein sequence MSEEQKQQDHRSRPYGENFRAFIAADWAERDFSGVRPLEAAQYAAPRRAALAEKFPGETLVVPAGGLKVRSNDTDYVFRPHSAFAHLTGLGADREPDAVLVIRAGEAGAEPEAIFYFRPMAARDSEEFFADSRYGEFWVGPRPVEEDIRRELGLDARHVDQLEADLETDAERLRVVPDADREMTELVRRVRGDAAGDAGQAARAQDDELAHACSLLRLVKDDWEADQLRAAVQATGRAFDAVIENLDEAVERGRGERWIEGVFGLHARHAGNGVGYDSIVASGDHANTLHWIRNTGDMKPGDLLLLDAGVEVDSLFTADVTRTLPINGTFTETQRKIYDAVYAAQEAGIAAVKPGNKFGDVHAAAIRVIAEHLHSWGLLPEGVSVEDSLKPEGQYHRRWMVHGTSHHLGIDVHDCALARREEYLGAELLPGMCLTVEPGLYFKADDLKVPEEFRGIGVRIEDDVLVTEDGCENLSGFMPRTADEVEAWMARLRG encoded by the coding sequence GTGAGTGAAGAGCAGAAGCAGCAAGACCACCGCAGCCGACCCTATGGTGAGAACTTCCGCGCGTTCATCGCCGCCGACTGGGCCGAGCGCGACTTCTCCGGAGTGCGGCCGCTGGAGGCGGCCCAGTACGCGGCTCCCCGACGTGCGGCGCTGGCCGAGAAGTTCCCCGGCGAGACCCTGGTGGTGCCCGCCGGCGGACTGAAGGTGCGCTCCAACGACACCGACTACGTCTTCCGCCCGCACTCGGCCTTCGCGCACCTGACCGGACTGGGCGCCGACCGCGAGCCCGATGCGGTGCTCGTCATCCGCGCCGGTGAGGCCGGCGCCGAGCCGGAGGCGATCTTCTACTTCCGCCCCATGGCCGCGCGGGACTCCGAGGAGTTCTTCGCCGACTCCCGCTACGGCGAGTTCTGGGTGGGGCCGCGCCCCGTGGAGGAGGACATCCGCCGCGAGCTCGGTCTGGACGCCCGCCACGTGGACCAGCTGGAGGCGGACCTGGAGACCGACGCCGAGCGACTGCGCGTCGTGCCCGACGCCGACCGCGAGATGACCGAGCTGGTGCGCCGTGTGCGCGGCGACGCAGCCGGCGACGCCGGGCAGGCCGCCCGCGCCCAGGACGACGAGCTGGCCCACGCCTGCTCGCTGCTCCGCCTGGTGAAGGACGACTGGGAGGCCGACCAGCTGCGCGCGGCGGTGCAGGCCACCGGCCGCGCCTTCGACGCCGTCATCGAGAACCTGGACGAGGCGGTCGAGCGCGGCCGCGGCGAACGCTGGATCGAGGGGGTCTTCGGCCTCCACGCACGCCACGCGGGCAACGGGGTGGGCTACGACTCCATCGTGGCCTCCGGCGACCACGCGAACACGCTGCACTGGATCCGCAACACCGGCGACATGAAGCCCGGCGACCTGTTGCTGCTGGACGCCGGCGTGGAGGTGGACTCGCTGTTCACCGCCGACGTGACCCGCACGCTGCCGATCAACGGCACCTTCACCGAGACCCAGCGCAAGATCTACGACGCGGTCTACGCGGCGCAGGAGGCCGGTATCGCAGCGGTGAAGCCGGGCAACAAGTTCGGTGACGTGCACGCCGCGGCCATCCGCGTGATCGCCGAGCACCTGCACTCCTGGGGCCTGCTCCCCGAGGGCGTCAGCGTGGAGGACTCCCTGAAGCCGGAGGGCCAGTACCACCGCCGGTGGATGGTGCACGGCACGAGCCACCACCTGGGCATCGACGTGCACGACTGCGCCCTGGCGCGCCGCGAGGAGTACCTCGGCGCCGAGCTGCTGCCGGGCATGTGCCTGACCGTCGAGCCCGGCCTGTACTTCAAGGCCGACGACCTGAAGGTGCCCGAGGAGTTCCGCGGCATCGGCGTCCGCATCGAAGACGACGTGCTGGTCACCGAGGACGGGTGCGAGAACCTCTCGGGCTTCATGCCCCGGACGGCCGACGAGGTCGAGGCCTGGATGGCCCGCCTGCGCGGCTGA
- a CDS encoding putative sulfate/molybdate transporter — protein MATPDARPLPVPVSAADPAPSAPQWRWDARELAGAVADLGVLVPIAVALVLVNGLSATAVLLPAGLLYLTAGLVYRVPVPVQPLKAFGAIAVAQGLGADVIAAGALVMGVLFLGLGATGGIDAVARWVPRPVVRGVQLSVGLLFLQLAWGLAADPPVSFTGPQLGSLLGPAAAVAVAGLLALGAVLLRRWASALVLVVAGVAVMLATHSGGVDWGPSALHRPGLTGSALLTASVALVLPQLPLTFANSCVATADVARTYYGRRAQRVTPGRLASTLGAANLLAGAMGGMPVCHGAGGMTAHRSFGARTGAAPVAMGAVLLALALGVGAGLAGVLAHFPVVVLAALLAVAGALHITLLRDLEGSREVLLAVAVGLVGFLGHLALALVAGCLVWWGLWWGVRRRVSRAGGPSRPRPRRPSGA, from the coding sequence ATGGCCACACCCGACGCGCGCCCCCTCCCGGTGCCGGTCAGCGCCGCCGACCCCGCGCCGTCGGCCCCGCAGTGGCGGTGGGACGCCCGCGAGCTGGCCGGCGCCGTGGCCGACCTGGGGGTGCTGGTGCCGATCGCCGTGGCGCTGGTGCTGGTCAATGGCCTCTCTGCCACCGCCGTGCTGCTGCCGGCAGGGCTGTTGTACCTGACCGCCGGGCTCGTCTACCGGGTGCCGGTGCCGGTGCAGCCGCTGAAGGCCTTCGGCGCCATCGCCGTGGCCCAGGGCCTGGGGGCGGACGTGATCGCCGCCGGCGCGCTGGTGATGGGGGTGCTCTTCCTCGGGCTGGGGGCCACTGGCGGCATCGATGCGGTGGCGCGCTGGGTGCCGCGCCCGGTGGTGCGGGGTGTGCAGCTCTCGGTGGGGCTGCTCTTCCTGCAGCTCGCCTGGGGGCTGGCCGCCGACCCGCCGGTGAGCTTCACCGGGCCGCAGCTGGGTTCGCTGCTGGGGCCGGCCGCAGCGGTGGCGGTGGCGGGGCTGCTCGCGCTGGGTGCGGTGCTGCTGCGCCGGTGGGCCTCGGCGCTGGTGCTGGTGGTGGCGGGGGTGGCGGTGATGCTGGCCACGCACTCCGGCGGCGTGGACTGGGGCCCCTCGGCGCTGCACCGGCCGGGGCTCACCGGCTCGGCGCTGCTGACGGCCAGCGTGGCCCTGGTGCTGCCGCAGTTGCCGCTGACCTTCGCGAACTCCTGCGTGGCCACCGCGGACGTGGCCCGCACCTACTACGGCCGCCGCGCCCAGCGGGTGACGCCCGGCCGGCTGGCGAGCACCCTGGGAGCGGCGAACCTGCTGGCCGGCGCGATGGGGGGCATGCCGGTCTGCCACGGGGCCGGGGGCATGACCGCCCACCGGTCCTTCGGGGCGCGGACCGGGGCCGCCCCCGTCGCGATGGGGGCGGTGCTCCTGGCGCTCGCACTGGGGGTCGGGGCGGGGCTGGCCGGGGTGCTGGCGCACTTCCCGGTGGTGGTGCTCGCGGCGCTGCTGGCAGTCGCCGGAGCCCTCCACATCACGCTCTTGCGTGACCTGGAGGGCTCCCGGGAGGTGCTGCTGGCGGTGGCCGTCGGCCTGGTCGGCTTCCTGGGCCACCTGGCGCTGGCGCTGGTGGCCGGCTGCCTGGTGTGGTGGGGCCTGTGGTGGGGCGTCCGGAGGCGGGTCAGCCGCGCAGGCGGGCCATCCAGGCCTCGACCTCGTCGGCCGTCCGGGGCATGA
- a CDS encoding MogA/MoaB family molybdenum cofactor biosynthesis protein gives MQTPLTVTVITVSDRVAAGVREDRSGPLALELATAVLDVPVDLRVVPDGADAVTGAVRAALARGSRLVVTTGGTGVSPRDRTPEGTAPVLDRELPGVAEAIRRAGAEQTPHAVLTRGLVGVVDAADGHPGAVVANLPGSTGGVRDGLAVLLPLVPHLLDQLGGGDHA, from the coding sequence ATGCAGACCCCGCTGACGGTCACCGTGATCACGGTCTCCGACCGCGTCGCGGCCGGGGTGCGTGAGGACCGCTCGGGTCCGCTCGCCCTGGAGCTCGCGACCGCTGTCCTCGACGTGCCGGTCGACCTGCGCGTCGTCCCCGACGGCGCCGATGCGGTGACCGGTGCGGTGCGCGCGGCGCTCGCCCGTGGCTCCCGCCTGGTCGTGACCACCGGCGGCACCGGCGTCTCCCCCCGCGACCGCACCCCCGAGGGCACCGCACCGGTGCTGGACCGCGAGCTGCCCGGCGTCGCCGAGGCCATCCGTCGCGCCGGGGCCGAGCAGACGCCGCACGCCGTGTTGACCCGGGGACTGGTGGGCGTCGTCGATGCGGCCGACGGCCACCCCGGCGCCGTCGTGGCGAACCTGCCGGGCAGCACCGGCGGCGTCCGCGACGGACTGGCCGTGCTGCTGCCCCTGGTTCCGCACCTGCTCGACCAGCTGGGCGGGGGTGACCACGCGTGA
- a CDS encoding molybdenum cofactor biosynthesis protein MoaE — translation MIPDDASHDRTGAPPRVHDPRVDDPRVVHARISDEPLEPAALERLVTEPHVGAVTTFTGRVRDHDPQAAGEVVALDYSCHPDAERALHEVAADVLAEHDPHGGTRVAVAHRIGRLEVGDPAIVVAVAAAHRAVTFAVCEALVEQVKARVPVWKHQREADGRSTWSNLGVS, via the coding sequence GTGATCCCCGACGACGCGTCCCACGACCGCACGGGCGCCCCGCCCCGGGTCCACGACCCCCGGGTGGACGACCCGCGGGTCGTGCACGCCCGCATCAGCGACGAGCCGCTGGAGCCGGCTGCCCTGGAGCGTCTCGTGACCGAGCCGCACGTGGGCGCGGTGACCACCTTCACCGGGCGCGTCCGCGACCACGACCCGCAGGCCGCCGGCGAGGTGGTCGCGCTGGACTACAGCTGCCACCCGGACGCCGAGCGGGCGCTGCACGAGGTGGCGGCCGACGTGCTCGCGGAGCACGACCCCCACGGTGGGACGCGCGTGGCGGTGGCACACCGCATCGGGCGTCTGGAGGTCGGTGACCCGGCGATCGTCGTGGCGGTCGCCGCGGCCCACCGGGCGGTCACCTTCGCCGTCTGCGAGGCCCTGGTGGAGCAGGTCAAGGCCCGGGTGCCGGTGTGGAAGCACCAGCGCGAGGCCGACGGGCGGTCGACGTGGTCGAACCTGGGGGTCTCGTGA
- the moaA gene encoding GTP 3',8-cyclase MoaA: protein MSTPGLVDRFGRVHTDLRISLIDKCNLRCTYCLPAEGVPWMAKDELLSREELRAIAAVAVASGITEIRLTGGEPLLRPDLEDLVADLASLEGEDGPVELSMTTNGIGLHHRAHRLADAGLARVNISLDTVDPETFRTMTRRPRLDAVLAGVDAALAADLRPVKINAVLMRGQNDHQAVDLLTWAVERGVELRFIEQMPLDAGHTWERGDMVTRAEVMAALEQRFTLTPLPGRGAAPAERFLVDGGPAVVGLIASVTAPFCGACDRLRVTADGQLRSCLFARSETDLRGPLRAGADHAELAALFREATLGKQPGHGIDDPGFLQPPRPMSAIGG, encoded by the coding sequence GTGAGCACCCCCGGACTGGTCGACCGCTTCGGCCGCGTGCACACCGACCTGCGGATCTCGCTGATCGACAAGTGCAACCTGCGCTGCACCTACTGCCTACCAGCCGAGGGCGTGCCGTGGATGGCCAAGGACGAGCTGCTGAGCCGCGAGGAGCTGCGCGCGATTGCTGCGGTAGCCGTCGCCAGCGGCATCACCGAGATCCGGCTCACCGGCGGGGAGCCGCTGCTGCGCCCGGACCTCGAGGACCTGGTGGCCGACCTCGCGTCGCTGGAGGGCGAGGACGGCCCCGTCGAGCTCTCGATGACGACCAACGGCATCGGGCTGCACCACCGCGCCCACCGCCTGGCCGATGCGGGGCTGGCGCGCGTGAACATCAGCCTGGACACGGTGGACCCGGAGACCTTCCGGACGATGACGCGCCGCCCGCGCCTCGACGCGGTGCTCGCGGGCGTGGACGCCGCGCTGGCCGCCGACCTGCGCCCGGTGAAGATCAACGCCGTGCTGATGCGGGGGCAGAACGACCACCAGGCGGTGGACCTGTTGACCTGGGCCGTCGAGCGCGGGGTGGAGCTGCGCTTCATCGAGCAGATGCCGCTGGATGCCGGGCACACCTGGGAGCGCGGCGACATGGTCACCCGCGCCGAGGTCATGGCGGCGCTCGAGCAGCGCTTCACACTCACCCCGCTGCCCGGGCGCGGGGCCGCGCCGGCCGAGCGCTTCCTGGTGGACGGCGGCCCGGCGGTGGTGGGCCTCATCGCCTCGGTGACGGCGCCCTTCTGCGGCGCCTGTGACCGGCTGCGGGTGACGGCCGACGGCCAGCTGCGCTCTTGCCTGTTCGCGCGCTCCGAGACCGACCTGCGCGGTCCGCTGCGGGCCGGGGCGGACCACGCCGAGCTCGCGGCACTGTTCCGCGAGGCGACGCTGGGCAAGCAGCCGGGGCACGGCATCGACGACCCCGGGTTCCTGCAGCCCCCGCGGCCCATGAGCGCCATCGGCGGCTGA
- a CDS encoding MoaD/ThiS family protein — protein sequence MSARVRWFAAAAEAAGCAEGDYPGATVAELLEAATERHGARLGAVAARCAVLVEGRRAEPATPVPAGSVVDVLPPFAGG from the coding sequence GTGAGCGCCCGGGTGCGCTGGTTCGCCGCCGCCGCGGAGGCCGCGGGCTGTGCCGAGGGCGACTACCCCGGCGCCACGGTGGCTGAGCTGCTGGAGGCCGCCACCGAACGCCACGGCGCCCGGTTGGGGGCGGTGGCCGCACGCTGCGCGGTGCTCGTGGAGGGCCGCCGGGCGGAGCCGGCCACGCCCGTGCCCGCGGGCTCGGTGGTGGACGTGCTCCCGCCCTTCGCCGGCGGCTGA
- a CDS encoding NTP transferase domain-containing protein produces the protein MRPVVDAVVLAGGAGRRLGGVSKGEVELAGQRLMDHVLAATGAARQVVVVGEVPVPEGVLLTREEPPGGGPAAGVVAGLERLAAQPRPSADWVLLLACDLPGADEVVPELLAVLEEKVPGGASSSAAMPPGAAPPNVTPSDARPPGPNTQAVVAVDGDGRPQWLLGAYRRDALAAAADRLGDPQGRPLRALVGELGRIEVRPAPAAVEDVDTWSDHARWTDRLMREEHAMSTETPSSGASAPDGRAGHLPEEWRTWLTEVCAAFHLDPAQVDVRAVLDLTKEVAHGVDRPMAPVTAFVLGLALAKDPELSMTDGCERISAVVAAREGVQDAAQDDAKGTP, from the coding sequence ATGAGGCCCGTCGTCGATGCGGTGGTGCTCGCCGGGGGCGCCGGGCGGCGTCTGGGCGGGGTCTCCAAGGGGGAGGTCGAGCTGGCGGGGCAGCGGTTGATGGACCACGTGCTGGCCGCGACCGGCGCGGCACGGCAGGTGGTGGTCGTGGGGGAGGTGCCCGTGCCCGAGGGCGTGCTGCTGACGCGCGAGGAACCGCCCGGCGGTGGGCCGGCCGCCGGCGTGGTCGCGGGCCTGGAGCGGCTCGCTGCACAGCCCAGGCCGTCCGCGGACTGGGTGCTGCTGCTGGCCTGCGACCTCCCCGGGGCCGATGAGGTGGTGCCGGAGCTGCTCGCCGTGCTGGAGGAAAAGGTCCCCGGCGGCGCGTCGTCCTCTGCAGCCATGCCGCCGGGCGCGGCGCCACCGAACGTCACGCCATCGGATGCGCGGCCACCGGGCCCGAACACCCAGGCCGTGGTCGCGGTGGACGGTGACGGCCGGCCGCAGTGGCTGCTGGGCGCCTACCGCCGGGACGCCCTGGCCGCGGCGGCCGACCGGCTCGGCGACCCGCAGGGCCGGCCGCTGCGGGCGCTGGTGGGTGAGCTGGGCCGCATCGAGGTCCGCCCCGCACCGGCGGCGGTGGAGGATGTGGACACGTGGTCGGACCACGCGCGGTGGACCGACCGACTGATGCGAGAGGAGCACGCCATGAGCACCGAGACCCCATCGTCGGGGGCTTCCGCCCCTGACGGTCGCGCTGGGCACCTGCCCGAGGAGTGGCGCACCTGGTTGACCGAGGTCTGCGCCGCGTTCCACCTGGATCCCGCGCAGGTGGACGTCCGTGCGGTGCTGGACCTGACCAAGGAGGTCGCCCACGGGGTCGACCGGCCGATGGCGCCGGTCACCGCGTTCGTGCTCGGGCTGGCCCTGGCGAAGGACCCCGAGCTGTCGATGACCGACGGGTGCGAGCGCATCTCGGCGGTGGTCGCCGCGCGCGAGGGAGTGCAGGACGCTGCCCAGGACGACGCGAAGGGCACCCCGTGA
- the moaC gene encoding cyclic pyranopterin monophosphate synthase MoaC, with protein MTDPAPAPQPFTHLDAAGHARMVDVTAKQPTVRAATAHGQVACSSEVVELLRSGSLPKGDVLAVARVAGIQAAKRTPELLPLAHTIGVHGAVVDLEVTDNGVAIEATVRTADRTGVEMEALTAVSVAALAVIDMVKGADRSAHIRDVRLVRKEGGRSGTWVRPDEGA; from the coding sequence ATGACCGACCCCGCACCCGCCCCCCAGCCGTTCACCCACCTCGACGCCGCGGGCCACGCCCGCATGGTCGACGTGACCGCCAAGCAGCCCACCGTGCGCGCCGCCACCGCCCACGGGCAGGTGGCCTGCTCATCCGAGGTGGTCGAGCTGCTGCGCTCGGGGAGCCTGCCCAAGGGCGACGTGCTGGCGGTGGCGCGAGTGGCCGGTATCCAGGCCGCCAAGCGCACCCCGGAGCTGCTGCCGCTGGCGCACACCATCGGAGTGCACGGGGCGGTGGTCGACCTGGAGGTGACCGACAACGGCGTCGCCATCGAGGCCACCGTGCGGACCGCCGACCGCACGGGCGTGGAGATGGAGGCGCTCACCGCGGTGTCGGTGGCGGCGCTCGCGGTGATCGACATGGTGAAGGGCGCCGATCGCAGCGCGCACATCCGGGATGTGCGGCTGGTGCGCAAGGAGGGCGGCCGCAGCGGCACCTGGGTGCGTCCGGACGAGGGCGCATGA
- a CDS encoding molybdopterin molybdotransferase MoeA, whose product MTTPREVLSIEEYRSEVVALVDGPVASETVDTASAVGRVLARDARSGGDVPAFANSAMDGYAVRGADLAGALPVRLRVVADLPAGSAQDPALAAGECARIMTGAAVPTDADTVVPVELTDAGEDEVTVTEVPRGGTGAHVRGAGEDLAAGDLVLPAGTLLDPAALGALAGTGVATVQVRRRPVVGVLATGDELVTGGGALRRGQIHESNGVFLAAAARQAGAEVVTGPPVPDDEATFTARLDELAAACDLIVLSGGVSVGTYDVARIVLGDAGEGTFRHVRMQPGKPQGHATWGGVPVLAFPGNPLSAAVSWQLFGRAVLSALTASAAPAWGTAAAGSAWSSPPGRRQLVPVVTATDDAGRLVATPSHQRGSASHMVTALARADALFAVPEDVTDVRPGDVHPLMRF is encoded by the coding sequence GTGACCACCCCGCGCGAGGTGCTCAGCATCGAGGAGTACCGGTCCGAGGTGGTCGCTCTCGTGGACGGCCCCGTGGCCAGCGAGACGGTCGACACCGCATCGGCGGTCGGGCGCGTGCTGGCGCGGGACGCCCGCTCCGGCGGGGACGTGCCGGCGTTCGCGAACTCGGCCATGGACGGGTACGCCGTCCGCGGCGCGGATCTGGCCGGCGCCCTGCCGGTGCGGCTGCGCGTGGTGGCCGACCTGCCCGCCGGCTCGGCGCAGGACCCGGCCCTGGCGGCGGGGGAGTGCGCCCGCATCATGACCGGGGCCGCCGTGCCCACGGACGCCGACACGGTCGTCCCGGTGGAGCTCACCGACGCCGGGGAGGACGAGGTCACCGTGACCGAGGTGCCGCGCGGGGGAACCGGTGCCCACGTCCGCGGGGCGGGGGAGGACCTGGCCGCCGGCGACCTGGTGCTGCCCGCCGGCACCCTGCTCGACCCCGCGGCCCTGGGGGCCCTGGCCGGGACCGGGGTGGCCACCGTGCAGGTCCGCCGTCGCCCCGTGGTGGGCGTGTTGGCTACCGGCGACGAGCTCGTGACCGGCGGCGGTGCGCTGCGGCGCGGCCAGATCCATGAGAGCAACGGCGTGTTCCTCGCCGCTGCGGCGCGCCAGGCCGGCGCCGAGGTCGTGACCGGCCCACCCGTGCCCGATGACGAGGCCACCTTCACCGCCCGCCTCGACGAGCTCGCCGCGGCGTGCGACCTCATCGTGCTGTCCGGCGGGGTGAGCGTGGGCACCTACGACGTCGCCCGCATCGTCCTGGGCGATGCGGGCGAGGGCACCTTCCGCCACGTCCGCATGCAGCCGGGCAAGCCGCAGGGCCACGCGACTTGGGGTGGGGTCCCCGTGCTGGCCTTCCCGGGCAACCCGCTCTCCGCGGCGGTGTCCTGGCAGCTGTTCGGCCGCGCGGTGCTCAGCGCGCTCACGGCCAGCGCCGCGCCGGCGTGGGGGACGGCCGCCGCGGGCAGCGCGTGGAGCAGCCCGCCCGGGCGTCGCCAGCTGGTGCCCGTCGTCACCGCCACCGACGATGCGGGGCGCCTGGTCGCGACCCCCTCCCACCAGCGCGGGTCGGCCTCCCACATGGTCACTGCCCTGGCCCGCGCCGACGCCCTGTTCGCGGTCCCCGAGGACGTCACCGACGTCCGCCCCGGGGACGTCCACCCCCTGATGAGGTTCTGA